The genomic interval TTTGGCTAACATCGCCAAGAGGGAAAAACGCAGAAAagcggaaaaaaaattaaatcGTGATTTTGCACCCTCGAAAACCACAGCCAACCATTCTAAACGTTTCAGAAGCGCCGAAATAACGCCCTTTTCACGCGTCCCGCACCCTTCCACCCTcccacaaaaacacccGTGTCATGTCTGCTGCATCTACTGGAGCTAGCGCCACCAAGAGTGCGCCTGTTAGCAGAACCGCCCAGGGCACTCAGTCTACACCTGCTTCTCTCAAGAGCGAAACCAAGACTACCGAAACCAATTCTAACACCACCGACACCAACGGCGAAGACCTGTTGGCGTTCTGGCATAATGGCCGGTTTGGCGCCTTCTTCAAGAAACACGAAATCCCCAGAAAGTTCCTCCACACCTCCATCGGCTTCATCACCCTATGGCTGTACACCCAAGGCATCAACCTGAACCAGGTCACTCCCGTTCTCGTGGTGATGGCATTGTTCATCGGCACCTTTGACTTCCTGCGTCTCAGAAACAAGGCCCTCAACAAGGCCTACTGCAAAGTCATGGGAGCTCTGATGCGAGAGTCCGAGATTAACGGCGTTAACGGAACCATCTGGTACCTGCTTGGCCTCATTCTGGTCTTCTCGTTCGCCTCTAAGGATGTTGCTCTTATGGCTGTTCTTCTGCTCTCCTGGGCTGATACCGCAGCCTCTTCCGTCGGCCGGGCTTATGGATACCTCACtcccaagtacaagaacaagtcgCTGGCTGGTTTTATGGGCGCCTTCATTGCCTCTGAGATCGCATGTCTCTTTCTATACGGCATCATCATCCCCAAGTACGGCGCTGAAGTCGACACGCCCGGCCAGATCACCTGGTCCAAGCAGTCTTCTCGACTTACTCTGGGAGTCTTGACAGCCATGTCTGGTCTCGTCGGAGCCGTTTCCGAGTCCATTGATGTGTTCGGAATCGACGACAACTTCACCATTCCCGTCCTCTCGGCGCTCTTCCTTACTGGTCTGCTGGACATCTTCAAGAAGTAAATTGGCTTTCACTCCCCGAACATCACAAAATCAACACAACAAGCGATAGaatgacgacaagaagaagctgacaAGAGTTGCGGAGGAATAGTAATAGTTTTTTGCATATAGACAAATAGATAGATAAATTTCTCTTATGACTAACCAGACTGAATGAGTTAGCATTGAGATACGTCCTATAAATTTCAAATTGTGCATATCGGAAGCCATCATATACATGGTTCATGTAAAGCATGGCAGATCGATCAGTCTATACAGTAACTGCAGTAATAGTAGGGTATGTACCCACGTTGCCGCTCAGATAGTACAATTTTCATTACATTGCTTgttctatatatatatatatatacaagcTCACCTTATGCCAGGCTCTTCAACACGAGCTGCTTCTGAATGTCGGCAACCCGATCACCCAGCGACAGAGCCAGACCCTGACCCTTGGACCGAATTCGGACGTGTCCAGAAATCTCCAGGTTGTCGTTGATCTCAATCGAGATGTTTGCAAGAGCCTCCTCACCAAACGAACTGATAGAGTACAGGTTAGCAGAAAGGAAGCCGCAGTCGTCCTCAAGATCAGTAGcatcctccttgatggcacCAGGAGTGAGACACTTCATGTTAGTGTTCTCAACAAAGTACCGAATGTACTTCTGAAGAGTAAGACCCTTTGCCATGAGGTTGACCTTGTTCTCCCATTCAAACTCGCTCCACATGCTTCGGAACTCAGTCTCGGAGCAGGTGGAAGGCTTGATGTAGTCCATAATATCAACATGCAGATCGTTGAGAATAACAACCTTGTTGTCCAGAGAAGACTGACCGTCGTAGACAATGTTACCGAAAATGACAGACGCATCAGCAGAAGACACCTTGATGGTGGTCTGTAGAGAGGCAAATCCATGGGGACCGAGGTTGAGACTCTGAGGCTGGTCAACAACCTTGAGGTCACCAAGCACAGAGAACTCCACTGTGAGGTTCCGGAGGGTGTCCTTGGTCTGGTTAACAAGCAGAATGTCGAGAATGATGTCAAACTGGTGCACGTTGATGACGGCCTCAGCGTAGATAGGGTCGGAGAATCCAGTGAGGGGCTGGACCTTGGCAAGAGAGGAAAGAGGCTTGGTAGAAACAACAGTGGTGTCGATAGTATCAAGAGCCTCgggctcctcgtcgtcaccATCAGTCTTGACAAGCTGTCGAAAAGATAGGGAGTCATCGACTTGAACGGCGTTGTTTCGCTTGtcagcagccttcttgtcggcaCGCTCCTTATCGAGCTTGCCAACAAGGGCTCGGAAGGCCTCCTTCGTGTCTTCTCTGTAGGCCTCCACAACGGCAGGCTCTCGGTCGCCCTGAGAGATCGCTCGAATACAAGACAGGATTCTGTCAGTAGAGTCCTCGTCGATAGAAACAGCAGAAAACTCGGACTGGCCAGCTCGCAGAATAGAGGTCAGGAACAGCatggcctcggccttgagagcgttGACCCGAGCAGGCTTTTTGGTGATGGCAGCGTATCGGAACACCAACTTGGCGAGAGTGGATCCAAGAACGCCGGCAACAAAGTAGTTGCCATCCTTGAGGATGATAGACCGCAGAGGTTGGccctcaaactcgtcaaCCTCGGCCTTGACAGTGGTGGTCAGGGCAGATTCGGTGGCGTAAGTACCGTCAGCAAGAACCTTTCGGGAAGGCTTGTGGGTGGCAGTCTCGCCAACAtcgggctcctcctcggcacCATTGGTCTCACCGTCTCTCTTTCGTCGCTCAGAAGCAACAATGGGAACCTCTCCAAGAGAATTTCGAATGTGCTGCCATGCCTCCTGGATGTCTGCTTCCTCGAGACAGTACTCTCCAATGACCCAGAGAGCAGATCGGTAGACAGTGGCTCGTCGAACAGAAGACAGAGTGGTCAACAGTCGTCGGACGATAGTAGATCGTAGGTTGGGGAACCGCTCGACAACCTCTCGTACAAAGATGATGACATCGTTGGCAGAAGAGGAGTTGAAGTCGGCCACAAAGTCTAGCAGCAGATCAGCAACCTGGGCAGCCACCTGGGGGAACTTGATGGAGCAGTTGTGGATGGCTCGGATAAGAACCTGTCTGTACTCGGCGTTTCGCTCGTACTCCTGGGAGACGGTGGCCtggagctccttcttgaagaGCTTAATAACCTCGTCAATGTTTGTAGAGGACACCATGTCTAGGGCAATGTCGATGGCCTTGGATCGCACATCCAGATCGGCAGACGACAGAATCAGCAGAATGGACATGGACAGCTCGTTGAGAATTCCTGGGTTTCGTCGATGCAGGGTATCAACTCGGTCCAGAACAATGAGCTTGACGTTGTTGTCAGACTCGTGGATGGCGAGAtccaccagctcctggGCGGCAGCTCGCAGAGCAGTGGGGTTAGAGGTGAGGGCAGTCAGGGCCATGGCAGCCTCGTAAGTGACGGCGGGAGACGAGGCCTCGAGCATCTCAAGTACGATGGCAATGTAGGACTGCTTCAGCTCGGGAGTGACAATGGCGTCTCGTCGAATGAATTGGACAAACGCCAGCTGGATGAGCTCGTCGAGGGAACCGATGGAGGGCAGCTGTTTCTGCAGGTAGGCAAACGCCCAGTCTCGGTTGATGTTGGCaagcgacacaaacgcGTTTCGCTTACATGTGGCGTCGGTCTCAGCGTCCAGGAAGGTGGAGATCAGCTCGTCGCAGTCGGGGACAAGGGTCTCGGAGATCTCTCGAATGGAGGCGATGGCGAAAACGGCGTTCTTTCGCACGTAGGAGTGTCGGTGCTCCATGTTGGATCGCACAGAGGGAATCAAagactccagcagctcgggctccttgagcttgcaCAGGAATCGCAGGGTCTCTCCTCGAATGTACTCGTTGGGGTGCTGCAGGTCGTTTCGGATGGCGTTACACACGAGAATCATCTCCTGTTTGAGCTTTCCATCGGGCTGGAGCTTGGGGCAGATCTCCCAGTAAAAgtgcagcagcttcttgagctgcttgttCTTCGAGGGCATGACGAATCGGATGATTTGCATCAGAAGCTGGGGCATGGGGTCGCCGTTGAGCATGGCGACCAGGATTTGCCGCATGGCATCGACCTTGTCTTCATCCCGTCCCTTCTCAAGCAGGTTCTGGAAGTCTCGGACCGAGAGCTTCTCAGTCGAGGGCTGTGTTAGTGGTGTCTTGTGAGGTGTTGGGGGCGTGTAATTTTTGAAAGACACGTCGAGAAGAGACTTGTGGGGGCCACAAAACACCTCGGGCGGCTTTACTCACCTCGTAGACCAACGTGTACTGAGCTGAATCAGACATGGTAGTGGTTAGGTTACACGTAGTGTGTCTCGTCAATTGACTTTTGACATCGTGGCCATAGGCATGTGTTGTTACCCTACTTTGGGGTTCAATAGAGTGCGATCCGGCCAGTTGCGTATTTGATACTCTTAGAGAGCGTTAGAGAGGTGTCTAGAAAACGGGATGGCAGGCATTTTTTATTGCTATAAGGTCACGTTACAAACCGCGTCATTCTCAAGTAGAACCTCTACTAATGACGTAAATTCTGCTCAACTACATACGGTCCGTGCACCTCTTCACATCTTCCCACATGGCATATCTGCACTGCGATTGCCGACATTGGAATAAGCCCAATAAGCCAAGTGAAGTAAATCGAGTCTCGCAGTTGACATTATTTCTTACAATTTCAACAACACACTTAGACACTACGTACTGTTCCCTACAGTGAGACATCTGGTAGTCTTCCCATATTCTATAGAGTTTAATGTACGTATTATGTTATTATAAAAAAAGATACATATTCTCTACTATGTACTGTTAAattataaaaatatataaaatatatataatcaTGGAAAGATGGTTATGGTACTCAACACACAATTCATGCTCCTACAGTAATAGGAATATCATATTTCGATGACAATAGCTTGAACAAGTGCTACAGACTCGCTACAGTAGCTTCCAGAGTTGGTTGCCATCAGTGTGTTTACCATTTCATGTTCCAGTGAGGGGTGATGGAAAAGATGGAGTTTGGGGTCAAAGATGTCCAGGGCGTTTCAACATAGTTTGGAAAGGGATTTGACCCTTGAGATATAGCTACAATGTAGATACATCTCGAACTCTGCGTCAGGAACAATGTTCATCTTCACAGCATCCCAAATCACCTCTTGCTGCGTCACGTGCCGACCCCTACTTGTCGCTTGGCTGACGTCACACATGCAAAAGCCTATTATAGTGCTGGGACATGCAGTCGAAAATAGCACCTCCTAGACTGGTTAGACAGACAACTGTCACAAATCCAgcaccacaccaccacaatcaCAATGTCTCACGGAGCTGGAGGGTACATCAATGGCGTGGTCTCCGACAACAAGACCCCGTCGCCGTCACAGCCTCCAGTTCATGTCCCCAAGCGAAAGCCGGTCCATCGAAAACCTGTGGGAGTGGACTCGAATTCCACCACTCCAAG from Yarrowia lipolytica chromosome 1F, complete sequence carries:
- a CDS encoding uncharacterized protein (Compare to YALI0F19052g, similar to Saccharomyces cerevisiae HSD1 (YOR311C); ancestral locus Anc_8.788, similar to uniprot|Q12382 Saccharomyces cerevisiae ORF YOR311C) yields the protein MSAASTGASATKSAPVSRTAQGTQSTPASLKSETKTTETNSNTTDTNGEDLLAFWHNGRFGAFFKKHEIPRKFLHTSIGFITLWLYTQGINLNQVTPVLVVMALFIGTFDFLRLRNKALNKAYCKVMGALMRESEINGVNGTIWYLLGLILVFSFASKDVALMAVLLLSWADTAASSVGRAYGYLTPKYKNKSLAGFMGAFIASEIACLFLYGIIIPKYGAEVDTPGQITWSKQSSRLTLGVLTAMSGLVGAVSESIDVFGIDDNFTIPVLSALFLTGLLDIFKK
- a CDS encoding uncharacterized protein (Compare to YALI0F19074g, similar to Saccharomyces cerevisiae SEC26 (YDR238C); ancestral locus Anc_8.462, similar to uniprot|P41810 Saccharomyces cerevisiae YDR238c SEC26 coatomer complex beta chain of secretory pathway vesicles), which translates into the protein MSDSAQYTLVYEPSTEKLSVRDFQNLLEKGRDEDKVDAMRQILVAMLNGDPMPQLLMQIIRFVMPSKNKQLKKLLHFYWEICPKLQPDGKLKQEMILVCNAIRNDLQHPNEYIRGETLRFLCKLKEPELLESLIPSVRSNMEHRHSYVRKNAVFAIASIREISETLVPDCDELISTFLDAETDATCKRNAFVSLANINRDWAFAYLQKQLPSIGSLDELIQLAFVQFIRRDAIVTPELKQSYIAIVLEMLEASSPAVTYEAAMALTALTSNPTALRAAAQELVDLAIHESDNNVKLIVLDRVDTLHRRNPGILNELSMSILLILSSADLDVRSKAIDIALDMVSSTNIDEVIKLFKKELQATVSQEYERNAEYRQVLIRAIHNCSIKFPQVAAQVADLLLDFVADFNSSSANDVIIFVREVVERFPNLRSTIVRRLLTTLSSVRRATVYRSALWVIGEYCLEEADIQEAWQHIRNSLGEVPIVASERRKRDGETNGAEEEPDVGETATHKPSRKVLADGTYATESALTTTVKAEVDEFEGQPLRSIILKDGNYFVAGVLGSTLAKLVFRYAAITKKPARVNALKAEAMLFLTSILRAGQSEFSAVSIDEDSTDRILSCIRAISQGDREPAVVEAYREDTKEAFRALVGKLDKERADKKAADKRNNAVQVDDSLSFRQLVKTDGDDEEPEALDTIDTTVVSTKPLSSLAKVQPLTGFSDPIYAEAVINVHQFDIILDILLVNQTKDTLRNLTVEFSVLGDLKVVDQPQSLNLGPHGFASLQTTIKVSSADASVIFGNIVYDGQSSLDNKVVILNDLHVDIMDYIKPSTCSETEFRSMWSEFEWENKVNLMAKGLTLQKYIRYFVENTNMKCLTPGAIKEDATDLEDDCGFLSANLYSISSFGEEALANISIEINDNLEISGHVRIRSKGQGLALSLGDRVADIQKQLVLKSLA